In Nocardia sputorum, a single genomic region encodes these proteins:
- the ssd gene encoding septum site-determining protein Ssd, whose amino-acid sequence MNFEASEPPGPPPALVLIDDDRLRDEVRRIAAAAERPLDERAQPVGRHAWTGAPLVILDTAAARAAAAAGYLRRTGVVVVTDGEPGLLDWQAAAAIGAERAIALPGAAVGLIEMFAEYGERRAGDGVVVAVAGASGGAGASTLAVAVALRAAAEGFRHDTLLVDGAPFAGGLDLLLGIENTAGLRWPELVVEDGRVSATALHGALPRAAPGLAVLSCGRCGAGRLPRELGAAGVRAVIEAGRAAGDFVVCDISGERGPHADQMLDSADLVVLVVPARLRAIAAAEAVSAHIARRNPNQGLIVRGPAPGGLHGSEVAEVLDIPLLAAVRAQTGLAHRLERGGLSVRRRGPLRDAADAVLGVLSAPPGQRR is encoded by the coding sequence ATGAACTTCGAAGCGTCGGAGCCGCCCGGGCCGCCACCCGCCCTCGTGCTCATCGATGACGACCGCCTGCGCGACGAAGTCCGCCGTATCGCGGCGGCAGCGGAACGGCCGCTCGACGAGCGAGCGCAACCGGTCGGCCGACATGCGTGGACGGGCGCTCCGCTGGTGATCCTGGATACTGCCGCGGCGCGAGCGGCGGCCGCGGCGGGCTACCTGCGCCGGACCGGCGTGGTGGTGGTAACCGATGGTGAGCCAGGTTTGCTCGACTGGCAGGCCGCCGCCGCTATCGGCGCCGAACGGGCTATCGCCCTGCCCGGCGCTGCGGTGGGACTCATCGAGATGTTTGCTGAGTACGGCGAGCGGCGTGCGGGCGATGGTGTGGTGGTCGCCGTCGCGGGCGCGAGCGGCGGAGCGGGGGCGTCCACCCTGGCGGTCGCGGTCGCGCTGCGTGCCGCCGCGGAAGGGTTCCGGCACGACACCTTGCTGGTCGACGGCGCACCCTTCGCGGGCGGCCTCGACCTGCTGCTCGGTATCGAGAACACGGCGGGCCTGCGCTGGCCCGAGCTGGTGGTCGAGGACGGGCGTGTCTCCGCGACCGCGCTGCACGGCGCCCTGCCCCGCGCGGCGCCCGGGTTGGCGGTGCTGTCCTGCGGGCGTTGCGGTGCGGGAAGATTGCCACGCGAACTCGGCGCGGCCGGAGTCCGCGCTGTGATCGAAGCGGGCCGGGCCGCAGGCGATTTCGTAGTTTGCGACATTTCCGGTGAGCGGGGGCCGCATGCCGACCAGATGCTCGACTCCGCGGATCTCGTCGTGCTCGTCGTCCCGGCGCGGCTGCGGGCGATCGCCGCCGCCGAAGCGGTGTCCGCGCACATCGCGCGGCGAAACCCCAACCAGGGCCTGATCGTTCGCGGCCCGGCGCCCGGCGGACTGCACGGATCCGAGGTCGCCGAGGTACTCGATATCCCGCTGCTCGCCGCCGTCCGCGCCCAGACCGGGCTGGCGCACCGGTTGGAGCGCGGAGGGCTTTCGGTGCGCCGTCGCGGGCCGTTGCGCGATGCCGCCGACGCCGTTCTCGGTGTGCTCAGCGCACCACCGGGGCAACGACGGTGA